Proteins co-encoded in one Scomber scombrus chromosome 14, fScoSco1.1, whole genome shotgun sequence genomic window:
- the LOC133993958 gene encoding protein sprouty homolog 3, producing MDPAHSLRMDGLDLQQVPVLSLDQIRAIRANNDYVERPVIPEPASQSVFFYPHDDRHGIYPHHPQTSLHSAMPRSQSQQQHAHLSHLSRSSTISSSMSRTSATSDQRLLAGLTPSHSGLGSVVRSQPKGELKPDASLSKGLAEDEAELGLHLFICEQCGRCKCQECCAPRRLPSCWACGQRCLCSAESAVEYGTCLCCVKGLFYHCSAQDDEDNCADRPCSCAPAHACARWGTMGLLALCLPCLCCYPPARLCLALCQCAHDRATRPGCRCSNTNTVCRKISASNPNPGHPSLRSKALEKPL from the coding sequence ATGGACCCTGCTCATTCCCTCAGGATGGACGGGCTGGACCTCCAGCAGGTCCCAGTGCTGTCACTCGACCAGATCCGTGCCATCCGGGCCAACAATGACTATGTGGAGCGGCCCGTGATACCGGAACCCGCATCCcagtctgtatttttttatcctCATGATGACCGTCATGGAATATACCCTCACCACCCCCAGACTTCCCTCCACTCTGCCATGCCCCGCAGCCAAAGTCAGCAGCAGCATGCACACCTGTCCCACCTGAGCCGTTCCAGTACCATAAGCTCCTCCATGTCTCGGACCAGTGCCACCTCAGACCAGAGGCTACTGGCAGGCCTGACACCATCTCACTCTGGCTTAGGTTCGGTGGTTCGTTCTCAACCTAAAGGAGAACTCAAGCCCGATGCCTCCCTGAGTAAAGGCCTGGCGGAGGACGAGGCTGAGCTGGGCCTTCATCTGTTCATCTGTGAGCAGTGTGGTCGCTGTAAGTGCCAAGAGTGCTGTGCCCCACGTCGCCTGCCTTCCTGCTGGGCCTGTGGACAGCGCTGTCTGTGCTCTGCTGAGAGTGCCGTGGAGTATGGCACCTGCCTGTGCTGTGTTAAAGGTCTGTTCTACCACTGTTCCGCCCAGGATGACGAGGATAACTGCGCTGACCGGCCGTGCTCCTGTGCTCCAGCCCATGCCTGTGCCCGCTGGGGCACCATGGGGCTATTGGCACTCTGCCTGCCCTGCCTCTGCTGCTACCCCCCTGCCAGGCTGTGCCTTGCCCTGTGCCAGTGTGCCCATGACCGTGCCACGCGCCCCGGCTGCAGGTGCAGCAACACCAACACTGTGTGCCGCAAGATCTCTGCCTCCAACCCCAACCCTGGTCATCCCTCGCTCCGTAGCAAGGCCCTGGAGAAGCCGTTATGA